Proteins encoded by one window of Xyrauchen texanus isolate HMW12.3.18 chromosome 24, RBS_HiC_50CHRs, whole genome shotgun sequence:
- the LOC127618026 gene encoding coiled-coil domain-containing protein 177 has product MEHVRPFSPILHLDLNNFNSPEAEDSRYILTSPRSLESCARLGVKPVDLLFKSLTEFIDENQGSSLEAVTDLYEEYEKGRRDRLSLCRDERQRIIQEGRAIKSSVKPFSTLETVLEQTAESQRTGMTQFSDDRIQSKSAISVIDAFQSPFNGVSFSLGDISGPTTERKLNKLSQEVSRKLRIGIPEKDRKIAALMLAKYEEEQFRLCQSLFEEQHREEEQRKEEARRAQLEQKRRKELLRRIRRWQEDFEARRRQREEEQVVHAEECECKMRQQEERWRRLAEEHQVQRRSKREAASREAKERKRYQERLLKEKESGEEAEKQKEVQVAHEKEQLALRSKHRKEKQDRRRLKQENQRELLKHLLLKKEVEEQERTEKELKRKGLEQKLRRSKENHALVVEARVQDMRDRAAREEEQMRMVQQRVGQEFRDWLEQKQTLVQRCQMRTQRAAHLAQEQCHNRAQRARQENQEKEFSHRRLRESVLKEEKAQWEQRCKAVARKEQRREKLQKERAEAQERGRMVAHASSYMRDMVREQTCRCTFDQMAREAELTAHLGRFKL; this is encoded by the coding sequence ATGGAGCATGTTAGACCCTTTTCACCAATTCtgcatttggatttaaataatttcaactctCCTGAGGCTGAAGACAGCAGATATATTTTGACAAGTCCACGGTCACTCGAATCCTGTGCAAGACTGGGAGTGAAACCTGTTGATTTGCTTTTCAAATCATTAACAGAGTTCATCGATGAAAACCAAGGCTCCTCTTTGGAAGCAGTGACCGATCTCTACGAGGAATATGAGAAAGGCCGAAGAGATCGACTGAGTTTATGTCGAGATGAAAGACAGAGAATCATTCAAGAGGGAAGGGCTATAAAATCATCCGTAAAACCATTCTCAACCCTGGAAACCGTTCTAGAACAAACGGCTGAGAGTCAAAGAACAGGAATGACTCAGTTCAGCGATGACCGTATTCAATCGAAATCTGCGATTTCGGTTATTGATGCATTTCAAAGCCCGTTCAATGGGGTTAGCTTTAGTCTTGGCGACATCAGTGGTCCTACAACGGAGCGAAAACTGAATAAACTTTCGCAAGAAGTGAGTCGCAAACTACGCATTGGCATCCCCGAAAAAGATCGCAAGATCGCCGCGCTGATGCTAGCCAAGTACGAAGAGGAGCAATTTCGTTTATGTCAGAGTTTGTTTGAGGAGCAACATCGCGAGGAGGAGCAGAGGAAAGAGGAGGCGCGGCGAGCTCAATTGGAGCAAAAGAGGAGAAAAGAACTTCTGCGACGAATTCGCCGCTGGCAGGAAGACTTTGAAGCGCGGAGGAGGCAGCGGGAGGAGGAGCAGGTGGTGCATGCTGAGGAGTGCGAGTGCAAGATGCGTCAACAGGAGGAGCGCTGGAGGAGACTCGCAGAGGAGCATCAAGTTCAACGGCGGAGCAAACGAGAAGCGGCGAGTAGGGAGGCCAAAGAGCGCAAACGCTACCAGGAGAGGCTTCTGAAGGAGAAGGAGAGCGGAGAGGAGGCGGAGAAACAGAAGGAGGTGCAGGTGGCGCATGAAAAGGAGCAGCTTGCGCTGAGGAGCAAGCACAGAAAGGAAAAACAAGATAGGAGGAGGCTCAAGCAAGAGAACCAGAGGGAGCTACTCAAGCACCTCCTCCTAAAGAAGGAGGTGGAGGAGCAGGAGCGCACAGAGAAGGAACTAAAGCGTAAAGGGCTGGAACAGAAGCTCCGGCGCTCCAAGGAGAACCATGCATTGGTGGTGGAGGCGCGGGTGCAGGATATGCGAGATCGGGCTGCAAGAGAGGAGGAACAGATGCGGATGGTGCAGCAACGAGTGGGCCAGGAGTTTAGAGATTGGTTGGAACAAAAACAGACATTGGTACAACGTTGCCAGATGCGGACGCAACGCGCTGCGCATCTGGCTCAGGAGCAGTGCCACAACAGGGCTCAACGTGCCAGGCAGGAGAACCAGGAAAAGGAGTTCAGCCATCGCAGGCTTAGAGAAAGTGTCCTGAAAGAGGAGAAAGCGCAATGGGAGCAGAGGTGCAAAGCTGTGGCGCGAAAGGAACAGCGCAGGGAGAAGCTGCAGAAAGAGAGGGCGGAGGCGCAGGAGAGGGGCCGGATGGTGGCACATGCGTCCAGCTACATGAGGGACATGGTGAGGGAGCAGACCTGCCGTTGCACCTTTGACCAGATGGCACGAGAAGCCGAGTTGACTGCTCACCTGGGCCGCTTTAAACTATGA